One segment of Ipomoea triloba cultivar NCNSP0323 chromosome 12, ASM357664v1 DNA contains the following:
- the LOC115998520 gene encoding abscisic acid receptor PYL4-like, which produces MAPNPPKTSVLLQRISTRKQSQRRSSHIISCAAAASEVPETVARYHAHPVGPNQCCSAVIQRISAPVSTVWSVVRRFDNPQAYKHFVKSCDVIVGDGDVGTLREVRVISGLPAGSSTERLEILDEERHVISFSVVDGDHRLANYRSVTTLHADVGGTTTVVESYVVDVPPGNTRDETCVFVDTIVKCNLQSLAQIAQNPADETTTEGIGSN; this is translated from the coding sequence ATGGCTCCCAACCCACCAAAGACTTCGGTTCTACTTCAAAGAATCAGCACTCGCAAGCAATCTCAACGGCGCTCATCGCATATAATATCTTGCGCCGCCGCGGCCTCGGAGGTCCCGGAAACGGTGGCCCGCTATCACGCCCATCCGGTGGGACCCAACCAGTGCTGCTCCGCCGTGATCCAGCGGATCTCCGCCCCCGTCTCCACCGTTTGGTCCGTGGTCCGCCGCTTCGACAACCCGCAGGCCTACAAGCACTTCGTGAAGAGCTGCGACGTCATCGTGGGGGACGGCGACGTGGGCACCCTCCGCGAGGTCCGCGTCATCTCCGGCCTCCCCGCCGGCAGCAGCACCGAGCGGCTCGAGATCCTCGACGAGGAGCGCCACGTCATCAGCTTCAGCGTCGTCGACGGCGACCACCGCCTCGCCAACTACCGCTCCGTCACCACCCTCCACGCGGACGTGGGCGGGACCACCACCGTCGTGGAGTCCTACGTTGTTGATGTCCCGCCGGGAAACACGAGAGACGAAACCTGCGTCTTCGTCGACACTATCGTCAAATGCAATCTCCAGTCGCTGGCGCAGATCGCCCAGAATCCGGCCGACGAAACAACAACTGAAGGGATCGGATctaattaa